From the Phyllostomus discolor isolate MPI-MPIP mPhyDis1 chromosome 7, mPhyDis1.pri.v3, whole genome shotgun sequence genome, one window contains:
- the LRRC3B gene encoding leucine-rich repeat-containing protein 3B, producing the protein MNLVDLWLTRSLSMCLLLQSFVLMILCFHSASMCPKGCLCSSSGGLNVTCSNANLKEIPRDLPPETVLLYLDSNQITSIPNEIFKDLHQLRVLNLSKNGIEFIDEHAFKGVAETLQTLDLSDNRIQSVHKNAFNNLKARARIANNPWHCDCTLQQVLRSMASNHETAHNVICKTSVLDEHAGRPFLNAANDADLCNLPKKTTDYAMLVTMFGWFTMVISYVVYYVRQNQEDARRHLEYLKSLPSRQKKADEPDDISTVV; encoded by the coding sequence ATGAATCTGGTAGACCTGTGGTTGACCCGTTCCCTCTCCATGTGTCTCCTCCTACAAAGTTTTGTTCTTATGATACTGTGCTTTCATTCTGCCAGTATGTGTCCCAAGGGCTGTCTTTGTTCTTCCTCTGGGGGCTTAAATGTCACCTGCAGCAATGCAAATCTCAAGGAAATACCTAGAGATCTTCCTCCTGAAACAGTCTTATTGTATCTGGACTCCAATCAGATCACATCGATTCCCAATGAGATTTTTAAGGACCTCCATCAACTGAGAGTTCTCAACCTGTCCAAAAACGGCATTGAGTTTATCGATGAGCATGCCTTCAAAGGAGTAGCTGAAACTTTGCAGACTCTGGACTTGTCTGACAACCGGATTCAAAGTGTGCACAAAAACGCCTTCAATAACCTGAAGGCCAGGGCCAGAATTGCCAACAACCCCTGGCACTGCGACTGTACTCTACAGCAAGTTCTGCGGAGCATGGCATCCAATCACGAGACAGCCCACAACGTGATCTGTAAGACTTCTGTGTTGGATGAACATGCGGGGAGACCATTTCTCAATGCTGCCAATGATGCCGACCTTTGTAACCTCCCTAAAAAAACTACCGATTATGCCATGCTGGTCACCATGTTTGGCTGGTTCACCATGGTGATCTCATACGTGGTATATTATGTGAGGCAAAATCAGGAGGATGCCCGCAGACACCTTGAATACTTGAAATCCCTGCCAAGCAGGCAAAAGAAAGCAGATGAACCCGACGACATTAGCACTGTGGTATAG